The following are encoded together in the Vigna unguiculata cultivar IT97K-499-35 chromosome 2, ASM411807v1, whole genome shotgun sequence genome:
- the LOC114170271 gene encoding deSI-like protein At4g17486, with the protein MKSGFKNGWPSVVRLRLRDKSVTPFCIFSKVKSAGNIPGNTPVYLNVYDLTTVNGYMYWAGLGIFHSGVEVYGVEYAFGAHDYPTSGVFEVEPRQCPGFKFRKSIFMGTTSLDPFQIREFMERQSANYNGDTYHLIVKNCNHFCEDICYKLTGNSIPKWVNRLARIGSFCNCILPDALKTSTVQHDPNFQGCDSEKRRLRTAFSCLSSISMPQKEVSMSSLFMHSHYKGCLPPWELKKSKKGRLKQKLEDKFTSQ; encoded by the exons ATGAAATCAGGTTTTAAAAATGGTTGGCCTTCTGTTGTGCGTCTTCGTCTTAGAGACAAATCGGTGACCCCCTTCTGCATATTCTCTAAAGTGAAATCAGCCGGCAACATACCTGGGAATACACCTGTCTATCTCAATGTCTATGACTTGACAACAGTAAATGGCTATATGTATTGGGCTGGCCTTGGTATTTTCCACTCTGGTGTTGAAG TTTATGGAGTAGAATATGCATTTGGAGCACATGACTATCCAACAAGTGGTGTCTTTGAGGTTGAACCTCGGCAGTGTCCTGGTTTTAAGTTTAGGAAGTCCATATTCATGGGAACTACTAGCTTAGATCCTTTCCAGATTAGAGAGTTCATGGAACGTCAGTCTGCAAATTACAATGGTGATACTTATCATTTGATTGTCAAGAATTGCAACCATTTCTGTGAGGATATTTGTTACAAACTAACTGGCAATTCTATACCAAAATGGGTCAATCGTCTCGCAAGAATAG GTTCCTTCTGCAACTGCATACTCCCTGATGCTCTTAAAACTTCAACTGTTCAGCATGATCCAAACTTTCAAGGGTGTGATAGTGAGAAAAGAAGACTGAGAACTGCTTTCAGTTGCTTGTCATCAATCTCAATGCCTCAGAAGGAAGTTTCAATGTCTTCATTATTTATGCACTCTCACTATAAAGGGTGTCTGCCACCATGGGAGTTAAAGAAGTCTAAAAAGGGAAGACTAAAGCAAAAGTTAGAAGACAAGTTCACTTCTCAGTAA
- the LOC114173207 gene encoding G-box-binding factor 1-like isoform X3 yields the protein MGTQKSNMFDTAYNYLVPEDQEILDKPLPTHWAPSMQANCTLLQSDVLQDPMKLSSKPKVSEDAVLAFSEIVHRTFGEQNLNSIKKCARNLQPKSLIPKESRGDGSNSSILKNKDRVLCSEAYGNKGSLHEDHDTANDFPSTKEQYCNLMLENASSTQPNQGLETGLDAIGTNTELVKLEKDEIRRERKRQSNRESARRSRMRKERECEELHKKMEILKDENSVLTQRLKSLSEECLEICNENDAIEEELVKMYGTESISYLLAMKPR from the exons ATGGGAACACAAAAATCTAATATGTTTGATACAGCTTACAATTATTTGGTGCCTGAAGAT CAGGAAATTCTTGACAAACCTTTGCCAACACACTGGGCTCCTTCTATGcag GCAAACTGCACACTACTTCAATCTGATGTTTTACAGGATCCAATGAAGCTCTCCAGTAAACCTAAAGTATCTGAG GATGCTGTACTGGCCTTTTCAGAAATAGTACACAGGACTTTTGGCGAGCAAAAcctaaattcaataaaaaaatgtgcTAGAAACTTACAACCTAAAAGTTTAATACCTAAGGAATCAAGAGGAGATGGAAGCAATTCTTCGATACTGAAAAACAAGGATAGAGTGTTGTGCAG TGAAGCATATGGAAACAAGGGATCACTACATGAAGACCATGACACTGCTAAT GATTTTCCTTCAACTAAGGAGCAATACTGTAATTTGATGCTTGAAAATG CAAGTTCAACGCAACCAAATCAGGGTTTGGAGACGGGCCTAGATGCAATTGGCACTAACACTGAACTTGTGAAGTTG GAAAAGGATGaaataagaagagaaagaaaaagacagTCGAATAGGGAATCGGCTAGGAGATCAAGGATGCGGAAAGAG AGGGAATGTGAAGAGttacataaaaaaatggaaattctTAAGGATGAAAACTCCGTGCTCACACAAAGGCTCAAGAGTCTTTCTGAGGAATGTCTGGAAATCTGCAATGAAAATGATGCGATAGAG GAAGAGCTGGTTAAAATGTATGGAACAGAATCAATATCATATCTGTTGGCCATGAAGCCACGCTGA
- the LOC114173207 gene encoding G-box-binding factor 1-like isoform X1, whose protein sequence is MGTQKSNMFDTAYNYLVPEDQEILDKPLPTHWAPSMQAYNNSASTPIPFLYQHAAGYMPLYMWPNQANCTLLQSDVLQDPMKLSSKPKVSEDAVLAFSEIVHRTFGEQNLNSIKKCARNLQPKSLIPKESRGDGSNSSILKNKDRVLCSEAYGNKGSLHEDHDTANDFPSTKEQYCNLMLENASSTQPNQGLETGLDAIGTNTELVKLEKDEIRRERKRQSNRESARRSRMRKERECEELHKKMEILKDENSVLTQRLKSLSEECLEICNENDAIEEELVKMYGTESISYLLAMKPR, encoded by the exons ATGGGAACACAAAAATCTAATATGTTTGATACAGCTTACAATTATTTGGTGCCTGAAGAT CAGGAAATTCTTGACAAACCTTTGCCAACACACTGGGCTCCTTCTATGcag GCATATAACAATTCTGCGTCTACCCCGATTCCCTTTTTATATCAACACGCAGCTGGTTACATGCCTCTCTATATGTGGCCAAACCAG GCAAACTGCACACTACTTCAATCTGATGTTTTACAGGATCCAATGAAGCTCTCCAGTAAACCTAAAGTATCTGAG GATGCTGTACTGGCCTTTTCAGAAATAGTACACAGGACTTTTGGCGAGCAAAAcctaaattcaataaaaaaatgtgcTAGAAACTTACAACCTAAAAGTTTAATACCTAAGGAATCAAGAGGAGATGGAAGCAATTCTTCGATACTGAAAAACAAGGATAGAGTGTTGTGCAG TGAAGCATATGGAAACAAGGGATCACTACATGAAGACCATGACACTGCTAAT GATTTTCCTTCAACTAAGGAGCAATACTGTAATTTGATGCTTGAAAATG CAAGTTCAACGCAACCAAATCAGGGTTTGGAGACGGGCCTAGATGCAATTGGCACTAACACTGAACTTGTGAAGTTG GAAAAGGATGaaataagaagagaaagaaaaagacagTCGAATAGGGAATCGGCTAGGAGATCAAGGATGCGGAAAGAG AGGGAATGTGAAGAGttacataaaaaaatggaaattctTAAGGATGAAAACTCCGTGCTCACACAAAGGCTCAAGAGTCTTTCTGAGGAATGTCTGGAAATCTGCAATGAAAATGATGCGATAGAG GAAGAGCTGGTTAAAATGTATGGAACAGAATCAATATCATATCTGTTGGCCATGAAGCCACGCTGA
- the LOC114173207 gene encoding G-box-binding factor 1-like isoform X4 yields MGTQKSNMFDTAYNYLVPEDEILDKPLPTHWAPSMQANCTLLQSDVLQDPMKLSSKPKVSEDAVLAFSEIVHRTFGEQNLNSIKKCARNLQPKSLIPKESRGDGSNSSILKNKDRVLCSEAYGNKGSLHEDHDTANDFPSTKEQYCNLMLENASSTQPNQGLETGLDAIGTNTELVKLEKDEIRRERKRQSNRESARRSRMRKERECEELHKKMEILKDENSVLTQRLKSLSEECLEICNENDAIEEELVKMYGTESISYLLAMKPR; encoded by the exons ATGGGAACACAAAAATCTAATATGTTTGATACAGCTTACAATTATTTGGTGCCTGAAGAT GAAATTCTTGACAAACCTTTGCCAACACACTGGGCTCCTTCTATGcag GCAAACTGCACACTACTTCAATCTGATGTTTTACAGGATCCAATGAAGCTCTCCAGTAAACCTAAAGTATCTGAG GATGCTGTACTGGCCTTTTCAGAAATAGTACACAGGACTTTTGGCGAGCAAAAcctaaattcaataaaaaaatgtgcTAGAAACTTACAACCTAAAAGTTTAATACCTAAGGAATCAAGAGGAGATGGAAGCAATTCTTCGATACTGAAAAACAAGGATAGAGTGTTGTGCAG TGAAGCATATGGAAACAAGGGATCACTACATGAAGACCATGACACTGCTAAT GATTTTCCTTCAACTAAGGAGCAATACTGTAATTTGATGCTTGAAAATG CAAGTTCAACGCAACCAAATCAGGGTTTGGAGACGGGCCTAGATGCAATTGGCACTAACACTGAACTTGTGAAGTTG GAAAAGGATGaaataagaagagaaagaaaaagacagTCGAATAGGGAATCGGCTAGGAGATCAAGGATGCGGAAAGAG AGGGAATGTGAAGAGttacataaaaaaatggaaattctTAAGGATGAAAACTCCGTGCTCACACAAAGGCTCAAGAGTCTTTCTGAGGAATGTCTGGAAATCTGCAATGAAAATGATGCGATAGAG GAAGAGCTGGTTAAAATGTATGGAACAGAATCAATATCATATCTGTTGGCCATGAAGCCACGCTGA
- the LOC114173207 gene encoding G-box-binding factor 1-like isoform X2 encodes MGTQKSNMFDTAYNYLVPEDEILDKPLPTHWAPSMQAYNNSASTPIPFLYQHAAGYMPLYMWPNQANCTLLQSDVLQDPMKLSSKPKVSEDAVLAFSEIVHRTFGEQNLNSIKKCARNLQPKSLIPKESRGDGSNSSILKNKDRVLCSEAYGNKGSLHEDHDTANDFPSTKEQYCNLMLENASSTQPNQGLETGLDAIGTNTELVKLEKDEIRRERKRQSNRESARRSRMRKERECEELHKKMEILKDENSVLTQRLKSLSEECLEICNENDAIEEELVKMYGTESISYLLAMKPR; translated from the exons ATGGGAACACAAAAATCTAATATGTTTGATACAGCTTACAATTATTTGGTGCCTGAAGAT GAAATTCTTGACAAACCTTTGCCAACACACTGGGCTCCTTCTATGcag GCATATAACAATTCTGCGTCTACCCCGATTCCCTTTTTATATCAACACGCAGCTGGTTACATGCCTCTCTATATGTGGCCAAACCAG GCAAACTGCACACTACTTCAATCTGATGTTTTACAGGATCCAATGAAGCTCTCCAGTAAACCTAAAGTATCTGAG GATGCTGTACTGGCCTTTTCAGAAATAGTACACAGGACTTTTGGCGAGCAAAAcctaaattcaataaaaaaatgtgcTAGAAACTTACAACCTAAAAGTTTAATACCTAAGGAATCAAGAGGAGATGGAAGCAATTCTTCGATACTGAAAAACAAGGATAGAGTGTTGTGCAG TGAAGCATATGGAAACAAGGGATCACTACATGAAGACCATGACACTGCTAAT GATTTTCCTTCAACTAAGGAGCAATACTGTAATTTGATGCTTGAAAATG CAAGTTCAACGCAACCAAATCAGGGTTTGGAGACGGGCCTAGATGCAATTGGCACTAACACTGAACTTGTGAAGTTG GAAAAGGATGaaataagaagagaaagaaaaagacagTCGAATAGGGAATCGGCTAGGAGATCAAGGATGCGGAAAGAG AGGGAATGTGAAGAGttacataaaaaaatggaaattctTAAGGATGAAAACTCCGTGCTCACACAAAGGCTCAAGAGTCTTTCTGAGGAATGTCTGGAAATCTGCAATGAAAATGATGCGATAGAG GAAGAGCTGGTTAAAATGTATGGAACAGAATCAATATCATATCTGTTGGCCATGAAGCCACGCTGA